One segment of Zonotrichia albicollis isolate bZonAlb1 chromosome 4, bZonAlb1.hap1, whole genome shotgun sequence DNA contains the following:
- the LOC141728890 gene encoding inositol 1,4,5-trisphosphate receptor-interacting protein-like 1 codes for MALLPLLLVLVQSLIQYPQPAGDGLDEATHQRMKERQELLDHEMARLLQELEEQDKGWGAMLSGALQQQWPFWVLAGVLLLLGLWFSCRRRSGEASNNDVREGEDSVDGQEVWTEVKVQESSNASEQRSREKEDHDGGKGESGSGGMEDREKSGYAGNEQSILLVDRIEWPVEDLERGCSVTAELMESLTRVFVDSVSNSSYPVPTEAIGVGSAFEGWSPRDWDGVYRVLVPLNPPPGHAFHLELNSAGQVAARTFNVCVELVCTCEKEQLAEKPLCFLHHSRKELRRKQKRSLLGTLCTGSYLDVAKTSHWFCQLVRSSWLQVPQWHSWHLVFQPCSRSCRLQLSKGRESLTVEMLFGVRRGDSDIFVVSQPTKATMMASTAWAEMYAVAEAKFFQHIARQLPCESLHLKCLQLFTCILRDTGFSSSTWKTVVMHVLTTVPLSRWHRRAFARRLWDIMAYLDRCLQLTHLRHFVLGNERLPAEISLPPVMRGLVPPNLFEHLARDPAALREARQAYGRLRFRLGVLLSSH; via the coding sequence ATGGCTTTACTGCCATTGCTCCTCGTGCTTGTGCAAAGCCTGATCCAGTACCCCCAGCCGGCTGGGGATGGGCTGGATGAGGCCACGCACCAGCGAATGAAGGAGCGTCAGGAACTGCTGGACCACGAGATGGCTCGGCTGCtacaggagctggaggagcaggacaAGGGCTGGGGAGCCATGCTCTctggtgccctgcagcagcagtggccaTTTTGGGTCCTTGCTGGAGTCCTGCTCCTCTTGGGCCTGTGGTTTAGTTGCAGGAGAAGGAGCGGTGAGGCCAGCAACAATGATGTACGTGAAGGTGAAGACAGCGTAGATGGACAGGAAGTATGGACGGAAGTGAAggtgcaggaaagcagcaatgccagtgaacagagaagcagagaaaaagaagaCCATGATGGTGGCAAGGGAGAAAGTGGCAGTGGTGGAATGGAAGACCGAGAGAAGAGCGGATATGCGGGGAATGAGCAAAGCATCCTTTTAGTGGACCGCATAGAGTGGCCTGTGGAGGACCTGGAGAGAGGCTGCTCAGTGACAGCAGAGCTGATGGAGAGCTTGACGCGTGTCTTTGTGGACAGCGTGAGCAATAGCTCCTACCCAGTGCCCACAGAAGCCATCGGGGTGGGCAGTGCCTTTGAGGGTTGGAGTCCCCGTGACTGGGATGGGGTGTACCGTGTGCTGGTCCCACTGAATCCCCCACCCGGGCACGCCTTCCACCTGGAGCTGAACAGTGCAGGGCAGGTGGCAGCAAGGACCTTCAACGTCTGTGTGGAGCTGGTGTGCACGTGCGAGAaggagcagctggcagagaaGCCGTTGTGCTTCCTGCACCACTCGCGGAAGGAGCTGCGGCGGAAGCAGAAGCGCAGCCTCCTAGGGACACTCTGCACCGGCTCCTACCTGGATGTGGCAAAAACCTCCCACTGGTTCTGCCAGTTGGTGAGAAGCTCGTGGCTGCAAGTGCCTCAGTGGCACTCATGGCACTTGGTGTTTCAGCCCTGCAGCCGGTCCTGCCGATTGCAGCTGAGCAaaggcagggagagcctgacGGTGGAGATGCTCTTTGGGGTGCGCCGAGGGGACTCTGACATCTTTGTGGTCAGCCAGCCCACCAAGGCCACCATGATGGCAAGCACAGCGTGGGCCGAGATGTACGCTGTGGCAGAGGCGAAATTCTTCCAGCACATCGCCAGGCAGCTGCCGTGTGAGAGCTTGCACCTGAAATGCCTGCAGCTCTTCACCTGCATCCTGAGGGACACAGGTTTTTCCAGCTCTACCTGGAAGACTGTGGTCATGCACGTGCTGACCACAGTACCGCTGTCCCGGTGGCACAGGAGAGCATTTGCACGGCGGCTGTGGGACATCATGGCATACCTGGACCGCTGCCTGCAGCTGACACACCTGAGGCACTTTGTGCTGGGCAATGAGAGGCTTCCTGCAGAGATCAGCTTGCCACCAGTCATGCGAGGGCTTGTGCCACCCAACCTCTTTGAGCACCTGGCCCGAGATCCGGCCGCCCTCAGAGAGGCAAGGCAAGCTTATGGTCGGCTGCGATTTCGCCTCGgggtgctgctctccagccactga